The Candidatus Eisenbacteria bacterium nucleotide sequence AAGATCTCCTCGCTCTCTGCTTCCAGCCGGTGAGGCCGGGCGCCCAGGCCCAACTTGCTCCGGAGCAAGTTGGAGGGGCGGAAGGTGAACTTGCTCTGGAGCAGGTTGGGGTTGGTGGTCCCGGTGAGGACGGAGGTCAACTTGCTCCGGAGCAAGTTGCAGGACGCGCGGGTGAACTTGCTCCGGAGCAAGTTGGACCCAAGCCCATCGTCGCCGAGGTCCCGCAGCTCGTTCCGCTCCTGGTCCTGCCGGAGATCAGGGACCGGATCCGTTATCTCCAGGCCCTACTCAGCCACGCCATTCCTTCAGGCGACACCTCCAAGGTCCTGGCGCGGGCGCTCGATCTCCTCACGGATGAGGTCGAGAAGCGGCGGTTCGGGACCGGGAACGGCCCGCGGAGGCGTCGTACGGGAGCGCGAACCCGATATATCCCGGCCGAGGTTCGCCACGCGGTCTGGAACCGGGATCAGGGCCGGTGCACGTTCGTGGGAACGACCGGTCATCGGTGCAACGCCATGAACTTCCTCGAATTCGATCACGTGGACCCACGGAACCGAGAGGACACGGTGAATGGGCTCCGGCTCCGTTGCAGCACTCATAACCAGTACGAGGCGGAGCGAGTGTTCGGAACGGAGTTCATGAGCCGGAAGCGTGAGGAGGCACGGCTGGCGAAGGAGGCCCGGCTCGCGCAGAAAGCGCAGGAGCGGGAGAAGGCGAAGGCCGAGACCGCAGCGGACGCTGAGGTGGAAGAGCAGATCCAGGACGTTCTCTCGGCGTTGCGTGGGTTGGGAATCAAGGGAGATCCGGCACGGCGTGCGGCGGCGCGCGCCCGGGCACTCGAACACGGGACCCTGGCGGACCGAATTCGTGCAGCTCTGCAGTTCCACGGCGAGTGCGTGATGAAGAATCCGAAAGCAGCGAGGCTGCTGGTAGCCTCGGGCTGAGGGCCGTTGAAACAATTCGGCTTGTACGCGGACTAACGAGAAGCGTTTCGTTTGGCAGCTTGGCCGAACCGGTGCGGGGAGGTACCTTGATCCAGGTCCGAGGTTCCGAGCGCCGGGAGCAACTGGGCAAAGGCCGGTCGGGTTGGCGCGGGGCACCTCCCAGCGGCACGACTCTCAACTACCAGGAGAAAGAAATGGCCGACGAAGCGGGGCAGCGCGTGATGGACATGCAACGATCGCCGGGCCAGCCGGTCACGCCGGAGCGGATTCTCGAGACGGGGCTCGGGTTCTGGGCTTCCAAGGTGCTCCTGAGCGCGGTGGAGATGGGTGTCTTCACGGAGCTGGACAGGGGGCCGGAGTCGTTCGAGTCGCTTCGCGGGCGGCTGGGGCTCCACTCGAGGTCCGCGCGCGACTTTCTCGACGCTCTCGTCGCGCTCGGATTCCTCACTCGCGAAGGCGATCGGTACGCCAATACGCCCGAAACCGATCTCTTCCTCGATCGGAAGAAGCCCTCCTACATCGGCGGAGTCCTCGAGATGGCGAACCACCGGCTCTACCCCTTCTGGGCGAATCTCACCGAGGGGCTTCGAACCGGACTGCCCCAGAACGAGCTCAAGTCCGGAGGACCGGGACTCTTCGAGATCCTGTACGCGGATCCCGCTCGGCTCAAAGAATTCCTCTCCGCCATGACGGGCGTGAGCCGCGGCGCGATCCTGGCGATGGCGCGCGCGTTCCCGTGGAAGGACCATCGAACATTCGTGGACATCGGCGCGGCACAAGGTGACCTCGTGTGCCAGATCGCCATGGCGCATCCTCACCTGCAGGGTGTCGGATTCGATCTCCCGGAGGTCGCTCCCATCTTCGAGGAGTACGTGGAACGTCTCGGACTCTCCGGGCGCGTGTCGTTCCAGCCGGGCGACTTCTTCAAGGACGACCTCCCGAAGGCGGACGTCGTGGTCATGGGCCACATCCTCCACGACTGGGATCTGCCCACGAAGAGGATGTTGGTCCGGAAGGCCTACGAGGCGCTCCCGACCGGCGGCGCCTATATCGTCTACGAAGCGATCATCGATGACGAACGCTCGAAGAACGCCTTCGGGCTCATGATGAGCCTGAACATGCTCATCGAGACTCCGGGGGGCTTCGACTTCACGGGCGCCGATTGCTCGAGCTGGATGAAGGAGGCGGGTTTCCGGACCACTCAGGTCGTTCCGCTCGTCGGGCCCAACTCGATGGTGGTCGGCCGAAAGTGACCGGCCGGTCCCTCGCCGACGGTGACAGGACGGGGCCGCTCGCGTCGTGACGCTTCCGCTCGATCGTCACTACAAGAACGTCACGTGGCTCCTCACGGTCGAGACGTTCTGGGGTGTCTCGCTCGCCCTCATCTCGATGGTGGCGATCCTGCCGGTGTTCCTGAGCCACCTCGGGGCGAGC carries:
- a CDS encoding methyltransferase yields the protein MADEAGQRVMDMQRSPGQPVTPERILETGLGFWASKVLLSAVEMGVFTELDRGPESFESLRGRLGLHSRSARDFLDALVALGFLTREGDRYANTPETDLFLDRKKPSYIGGVLEMANHRLYPFWANLTEGLRTGLPQNELKSGGPGLFEILYADPARLKEFLSAMTGVSRGAILAMARAFPWKDHRTFVDIGAAQGDLVCQIAMAHPHLQGVGFDLPEVAPIFEEYVERLGLSGRVSFQPGDFFKDDLPKADVVVMGHILHDWDLPTKRMLVRKAYEALPTGGAYIVYEAIIDDERSKNAFGLMMSLNMLIETPGGFDFTGADCSSWMKEAGFRTTQVVPLVGPNSMVVGRK